One window of the Bacteroidota bacterium genome contains the following:
- the fmt gene encoding methionyl-tRNA formyltransferase yields the protein MSLRIIYMGSPEFAVEPANLLLNNGYQVVAVVTVPDKPAGRGQKISISPVKEFALQHHIPVLQPENLSDPHFLETLRSYHADLNIVVAFRILPETVWAMPPLGTFNLHASLLPQYRGAAPINWAIINGETETGVTTFFLDHKIDTGRIIFSEKIPIGPDETFGELHDKLKVAGAELVIKTVRAVEMNVYTSTDQSSMTDIGAMLKKAPKIHKEDCRINWDMSAIHICNLIRGLSPQPGAFTELVSPHGEHFFIKIFRTFAITTAHDHPHRQIITDKNNQFAVGAKDGIIYISELQVASRKKMTTGEFLKGFHLTDEWRIS from the coding sequence ATGTCGCTTAGGATTATATATATGGGTTCGCCGGAATTCGCCGTGGAACCGGCCAATCTGCTGCTGAATAACGGATATCAGGTCGTGGCGGTAGTGACTGTCCCCGATAAACCTGCCGGCCGCGGTCAAAAAATCTCCATATCACCGGTGAAGGAGTTTGCCCTGCAGCATCATATACCTGTTCTTCAGCCTGAGAACCTCAGCGATCCCCATTTCCTTGAAACCCTGCGGTCATATCATGCCGACCTGAACATCGTCGTGGCTTTCCGCATACTTCCCGAAACTGTATGGGCTATGCCACCACTGGGAACTTTTAACCTTCATGCATCCCTTTTACCGCAATACCGGGGTGCGGCACCCATAAACTGGGCTATCATCAACGGGGAAACCGAAACAGGTGTCACAACCTTCTTCCTCGACCATAAAATCGATACCGGCAGAATCATCTTCTCCGAAAAAATTCCTATTGGCCCTGATGAAACGTTTGGCGAACTCCACGACAAGCTTAAGGTTGCCGGTGCAGAGCTGGTGATTAAAACCGTCAGAGCTGTTGAAATGAATGTGTATACCTCAACAGACCAATCCTCTATGACAGACATTGGAGCCATGTTAAAAAAAGCGCCAAAAATCCATAAAGAAGACTGCCGCATTAACTGGGATATGTCTGCCATACACATCTGCAACCTGATCAGGGGCCTCAGCCCCCAACCCGGCGCATTCACTGAACTGGTGTCACCCCATGGTGAACATTTTTTTATCAAGATATTCAGAACATTCGCCATCACCACCGCCCATGATCATCCTCACCGGCAGATCATCACCGACAAAAACAACCAGTTTGCTGTGGGAGCGAAAGATGGTATCATTTACATCAGTGAGTTGCAGGTGGCATCCAGAAAAAAAATGACCACCGGGGAATTCTTAAAAGGATTCCATCTGACTGATGAATGGAGGATTAGCTGA
- a CDS encoding HU family DNA-binding protein, producing the protein MNKAELIEAIASGSGLTKADAKRALDAFIGATSTALKKGDRVALVGFGSFAVAKRAARKGRNPQTGKEIKIAAKKVVKFKAGSELSGHVK; encoded by the coding sequence ATGAACAAAGCTGAATTAATCGAAGCCATTGCTTCAGGATCAGGCTTAACCAAAGCTGATGCAAAAAGGGCATTGGATGCTTTCATAGGCGCCACTTCTACTGCTCTGAAAAAGGGCGATAGGGTTGCCTTAGTAGGATTTGGTTCTTTTGCTGTAGCAAAACGCGCTGCAAGAAAAGGAAGAAATCCACAGACCGGTAAAGAAATCAAGATTGCTGCCAAGAAAGTTGTAAAATTCAAAGCTGGTAGCGAACTATCGGGCCATGTAAAGTAA
- a CDS encoding DNA-3-methyladenine glycosylase → MVIEKEFYLRDDVVKIARQVLGKYIFTFRDGLYCGGIITEAEAYKGIHDRASHAFNGRRTPRTEVMFAEGGVAYVYLCYGVHSMFNIVTNRKDIPDAVLIRGIFPTHGISHMLLHAGRDCKAGELANGPGKVTKALGIHYSQSGISLTDNNLSEGIHKIWLEDRKIKVTNSDIQVTTRVGVQYSGADALRPYRFILKKKPVSDLF, encoded by the coding sequence ATGGTTATAGAAAAGGAATTTTACTTACGTGATGATGTGGTTAAGATTGCGCGGCAGGTGCTTGGGAAATATATTTTTACTTTTCGTGATGGACTGTACTGCGGAGGGATCATCACCGAGGCAGAGGCTTACAAAGGCATTCATGACAGAGCGTCGCACGCTTTTAATGGCCGGCGGACGCCACGGACGGAGGTGATGTTTGCCGAAGGTGGCGTAGCTTATGTGTATTTATGTTACGGTGTGCATTCCATGTTCAATATTGTGACCAACAGAAAGGACATACCTGATGCAGTACTGATAAGGGGTATATTCCCGACACATGGCATTAGCCACATGCTGTTGCATGCCGGGAGGGACTGCAAAGCCGGGGAACTTGCCAATGGCCCGGGTAAGGTGACAAAGGCGTTGGGCATTCACTATAGCCAGTCGGGCATCTCCCTCACCGACAATAACCTGTCAGAAGGCATTCATAAAATTTGGCTGGAGGACAGAAAAATTAAGGTTACAAACAGTGATATCCAGGTTACAACGAGAGTGGGGGTACAATATTCCGGTGCGGATGCGCTTCGTCCGTACCGGTTTATATTAAAAAAGAAACCCGTCAGCGATCTGTTTTAA